The following proteins are co-located in the Vigna angularis cultivar LongXiaoDou No.4 chromosome 2, ASM1680809v1, whole genome shotgun sequence genome:
- the LOC108328804 gene encoding MYB-like transcription factor EOBII has product MDKKQCNTSQDPEVRKGPWTMEEDLILINYISNHGEGVWNSLAKAAGLKRTGKSCRLRWLNYLRPDVRRGNITPEEQLLIMELHAKWGNRWSKIAKHLPGRTDNEIKNYWRTRIQKHIKQAENSQQQSNSNSEINDHQASTSQVSTMAEPMETYSSPCYQGMLEPFSTQFPNIPDQSSCCTNENNNYWSMEDIWSMQLLNGD; this is encoded by the exons atggaTAAAAAACAGTGCAATACGTCTCAAGATCCTGAAGTGAGAAAAGGGCCATGGACAATGGAAGAAGATTTGATCTTGATCAACTATATTTCGAACCATGGGGAAGGTGTTTGGAACTCTTTGGCCAAAGCTGCCG GTCTTAAACGTACTGGAAAGAGTTGCCGACTTAGGTGGCTAAACTACCTCCGTCCTGATGTTAGAAGAGGGAATATTACACCCGAGGAACAACTTTTGATCATGGAGCTTCACGCAAAGTGGGGAAACAG GTGGTCAAAAATTGCCAAGCATCTACCAGGAAGGACTGATAATGAGATAAAAAACTACTGGAGGACCAGGATTCAGAAGCACATCAAGCAAGCCGAGAACTCTCAGCAACAGAGTAATTCTAATTCTGAGATAAATGACCATCAAGCTAGCACTAGCCAAGTGTCCACCATGGCTGAGCCCATGGAGACCTACTCTTCACCCTGTTACCAAGGAATGTTAGAGCCATTTTCTACTCAGTTTCCCAATATTCCAGATCAATCCAGTTGTTGTACCAATGAAAACAACAATTATTGGAGCATGGAGGATATCTGGTCAATGCAGTTACTGAACGgggattaa